TTTCACCTCATATAACTAATCGATTAAAAAATAAAAAAACAAACATAATTGTTTGTTTTTTTATTATTTATCTAATTGTTTAATCTTTTCTAAAAGTACTTCATATTGCTTTTTGTAATCTTCGTATTTTTTCTTTTCTTCTTCAACTTTATCTAAAGCTGCTCTTTTAATAAAGTTATCATTTGATAACATTTTTTCGCTTCTTTCAATTTCTTTTGAAAGAAGTGAAACCTTTTCTTTAGTTTCTAATAAAGCTTTTTCTTTATCAAAGAAGTCCTTATTTGGGATATCTAAGAAATAATCTTTAATTGCAAGAGAAGTATAATCTTTATCTTGAATAATATTGTTGTTCAATTGACAATTAACCATTTTTTCAACAAATAATTTAATATATTCTATTTCAACTTCTAATTCATTTTTAACTGATGAAGACGAATTATTTAAATATAGATTTAAACTAATTGCATTTTTAATCTTTTGGTTTGCTCTGAACTCTCTTAAAGTACTTATAATGTCAAAAATATGACTAATTGATTGAGTTTCGAATTTATATTCTTTTTCCAATCATCTTTCTTTTAAAATTGATGATTCTAGTGCAAAAGATTGATAGATTTCTTCTGTAACAAAAGGCATAAATGGATGTAACATAATTAAAATATTCTTTAATACATACCCTAGAGTTAATTTACTAAATTCTTTTTGATTTTCATTTAATAAGCTATTTTCTCCAATTTGTGCTTTTGACAATTCAATGTATCAAGAGCAATAATCATCTCAAATAAAGTTATATAAAACTTTTCCTGCAACAGTAAATTCGTATTTATCAATTGCTTCTTTAACTTGTTTTTGAGTTTCACTTAACTTTGTCAATATTCATAAGTCAATTTGATTTAAATTTCCTTCATTTTTTTCTAATGCTAAATCAAATTCTTGAGTTGTTGGTATTTTTTCAATACTTAACATAACAAATCTTGAAGCGTTTCAAACTTTATTAATAAAGTTTCAAGTACTTGTTAATTTCTCTTCACTATATCTCAAATCTTGACCTGGACTTGAATTTGTAAGTAAGAAATATCTAAGTGAATCTGCTCCATAAGTTTCAATAACTTCCATTGGATCAACACCATTACCTAATGATTTTGACATTTTTCTTCCTTGTTCATCACGAATTAAACCATGAATTAAAACATCATTAAATGGTTTTGATTCAGTAAATTCTAAACTTTGAAATACCATTCTAGCTACTCAAAAGAAAATAATGTCATAACCAGTTACCATTGTTGATACTGGGAAATATCTTTTCATCATTTCAGATTCAGTGTCTTGATTTCAATCCATTGTTGCAAATGGTCAAAATGCACTTGAAAATCAAGTATCAAGAACATCTTGATCACGAGTTCAATTTTGTTCATCTTTTGGAGGATTTATACCAACATAAACTTCTTTTGTATCATTGTGATATCAAGCAGGTATTTGGTGTCCCCATCAAAGTTGTCTTGAAATAGTTCAATCATGTGAATTTTCCATTCATTTGTTTAATGTATCATTAAATCTATTTGGATAAAATTTAATTGCATTATCTGATGATTGTAAGTCTAATACTTGTTTTGCAAGTGGTTCCATTTTAACAAATCATTGATCTGATATAAAAGGTTCAACAATAGCATTACTTCTTTCTGAATAACCTACTTGATGAGTTACATCTTCTTTTTTAATAAATGTTTTTTCTTGAGTTAATTTTTCAATTAATTGTTTTCTTGCTTCAAATCTATCTAAACCATTAAATTCAAGTGCTTTTTCATTCATTGTTGCATCATCATTCATTACATTAATTTGCTCTAAATTATATTTTAATCCTAATTCAAAGTCATTAATATCATGAGCTGGAGTACATTTCATAACACCAGTTCCAAAGTCCATTTCAACATATTCATCTGCTATAACAGGGATTTTAGCCCCGTTTGAGGGGTTTATAACAGTTTTTCCAATATATTTGATATATCTTTCATCATTTGGGTTTACAACAACACAAACGTCTCCAAACATTGTTTCTGGGCGAGTTGTAGCAACTTGTAAGTACTCTTCTTTTGAGTTTTCTAGCATATATTTAAAGTGATACATACCACCTTGTGTTTCTTTGTAAATTACTTCAATATTTGAAAGAGCTGTTTTTTGTTTTGGATCTCAATTTATAATTCTTTTACCTTTATAAATTAAGTTATTTTCATACATATTAACAAATACATAATTTACAATTTTATTTAATTGTTCTGAATAAGTAAATTTTTCTTTTGAATAATCTAAACTTAACCCTAATTTGGCTCATTGACTTCTAATTGTTAAAGCATACTCTTCTTTTCATTCTCAAACTTTTTCAATGAATTTTTCTCTTCCCAAATCATATCTAGATATATTTTGCTCTCTTAAACGCTCTTCTACTTTTGCTTGAGTTGCAATTCCAGCATGGTCCATTCCAGGAATTCAAACTGTATCAAAACCATTTAATTTCTTGAATCTTATTAATAAGTCTTGAAGAGAACCATCTCATGCATGACCCAAATGCAATTTACCTGTAACATTTGGAGGTGGAATTACTATTGAATATGCTGGTTTTTTAGAATCAAATTCAGCTTCAAATAACTTTTGTTCTAATCAAAGATCATATTTATTCTTTTCAACTTCTTTATGATTATATTTTTTTTCTAATTCTTTCATTATTTTCTCCTTTTAAATAAAAAAACCTATTTTTTAATTATTTTAATTAAAAAATAGGAACGCATTAAAGAATTAACACGCGGTACCATCCTAATTGATTGTAAAATACAACCCACTCAAATTTTAAGTTTTTTATACTTATACAACCTTCAATAAAAGTAAATTCTAGTTCACACCAAACACTAGATCTCTGAAAATTACTTTTTATTTACTCCTTATAAGCAATACAAATTTATTATATCAAAGTGAATAAAAAAAATAGCACAAAAGTGCTATTTTAGCCATAATTAACTTCCGACACTAAAAATGGCTATATTATTAAATTATTTCATTCATTTCATATTCTCTTTGAATATTTTATCTAAGTAAATATCTACACTTGTTTTTAACTAAGTTTAAAAATTTACTCTGTCAATAGCATGTTTTTTAACTGATTTTTCACTAATTTTAATAAATTCAGCTTCTTTATATTGAATCATAGATTCTATACTTAAGAATCTTTGATATAGTAATATTTTTTCTTCTCTTTCGAAATTAATAACAATTTCTTCAAAATTTTCTTTATGAACATCTTTATCTTTGTTTTTTAAATTTAAAGAGATTTTATTAAAGTTATTTTTTAATTCTCTAAAAAATTTATTCATAGAAATTTGATAAATTGCATAAACAAGAGTTAAAGTAAATAGCGAAAATATAAATCCTGTTAATAATAATGAAATTGCAAATGATATTTCTTTATTATTATTTAAAATAGTAGAAATAAGACCATAAAATAGTGGTTTTGAATTATCTTCATAATTCCTAATTATTAATGAATCACCTATTTTACCAAGTTCTTCTAAATTAAATAGTTGAAATCCACCTTCATATTTAATATTTGCAGTCATATGATTACCTTGTAAAATTGTAAATACTATTAATGGTGTTATTAAAATAGTTGTTTTAATAAAAGCTAAAATATTATTTTTTCTTAATATCGATCTAAAAGATGTATAAGAAACATTTTTAATATCAATTGATTTTATAAAGTTAGTATATTCAGATAAAAATTTAAATATAATCGCTATAATTGCAACAGTTCCAAGTATCAATTTTAATAAAATTAATATAATTTTATTAAAATAACTGTCAAGTATTACTTCAATAGAAGGCATAATTAAAAAACTGGCAAAAATGGCTATAATTGCTGTATAAATTATTAAGTTATTTCATTCTATTTTTCTTTTAACTTGCTTAAATAACATAACTCTTTCCTCATAAATTTATTATAGAATAACTAAAAAATATTTCAAGTTTATAGTCTTTTTAAATAAAGTAAAAAATATTTTTTAAAATTAATTATTTACTTTA
This sequence is a window from Spiroplasma diminutum CUAS-1. Protein-coding genes within it:
- a CDS encoding valine--tRNA ligase translates to MMKELEKKYNHKEVEKNKYDLWLEQKLFEAEFDSKKPAYSIVIPPPNVTGKLHLGHAWDGSLQDLLIRFKKLNGFDTVWIPGMDHAGIATQAKVEERLREQNISRYDLGREKFIEKVWEWKEEYALTIRSQWAKLGLSLDYSKEKFTYSEQLNKIVNYVFVNMYENNLIYKGKRIINWDPKQKTALSNIEVIYKETQGGMYHFKYMLENSKEEYLQVATTRPETMFGDVCVVVNPNDERYIKYIGKTVINPSNGAKIPVIADEYVEMDFGTGVMKCTPAHDINDFELGLKYNLEQINVMNDDATMNEKALEFNGLDRFEARKQLIEKLTQEKTFIKKEDVTHQVGYSERSNAIVEPFISDQWFVKMEPLAKQVLDLQSSDNAIKFYPNRFNDTLNKWMENSHDWTISRQLWWGHQIPAWYHNDTKEVYVGINPPKDEQNWTRDQDVLDTWFSSAFWPFATMDWNQDTESEMMKRYFPVSTMVTGYDIIFFWVARMVFQSLEFTESKPFNDVLIHGLIRDEQGRKMSKSLGNGVDPMEVIETYGADSLRYFLLTNSSPGQDLRYSEEKLTSTWNFINKVWNASRFVMLSIEKIPTTQEFDLALEKNEGNLNQIDLWILTKLSETQKQVKEAIDKYEFTVAGKVLYNFIWDDYCSWYIELSKAQIGENSLLNENQKEFSKLTLGYVLKNILIMLHPFMPFVTEEIYQSFALESSILKERWLEKEYKFETQSISHIFDIISTLREFRANQKIKNAISLNLYLNNSSSSVKNELEVEIEYIKLFVEKMVNCQLNNNIIQDKDYTSLAIKDYFLDIPNKDFFDKEKALLETKEKVSLLSKEIERSEKMLSNDNFIKRAALDKVEEEKKKYEDYKKQYEVLLEKIKQLDK